One bacterium DNA segment encodes these proteins:
- a CDS encoding CpsD/CapB family tyrosine-protein kinase, whose product MSKIYDALKRAEREREISRDRGSRENGHSVDARAARNGGQEEDDYKRLRASLLFAPAYSDVRTIAVTATRHGEGATRVAVGLARALAGEGETRVLLVEGNLRTPSFAQQLPIGKGPGLAEFLANEATAPSLVTPVHDWNISVMSAGGRPAVIDCEAIAGAVAQVMEQFDFVIIDLPPVNRYADAAILAPKVDGVILVVEADRTPVVDAESAKKSLDRVGARIFGVVLNRRRSYVPATLQALL is encoded by the coding sequence GTGAGCAAGATCTACGACGCGCTGAAACGCGCCGAGCGCGAGCGGGAGATTTCCCGCGATCGCGGCAGCCGCGAGAACGGCCACTCGGTCGACGCGCGGGCGGCGCGCAACGGCGGCCAGGAAGAGGACGATTACAAGCGCTTGCGTGCCAGTCTGCTGTTCGCGCCGGCGTATTCGGACGTGCGCACCATCGCGGTCACGGCCACCCGCCATGGCGAAGGGGCGACCCGGGTCGCGGTCGGCCTGGCGCGGGCCCTGGCGGGCGAGGGCGAGACCCGCGTCCTCCTGGTCGAGGGCAACCTGCGGACGCCGTCCTTCGCGCAGCAGTTGCCGATCGGCAAGGGCCCGGGCCTGGCCGAATTCCTCGCCAACGAGGCGACCGCGCCGTCGCTGGTGACCCCGGTGCACGACTGGAACATCTCGGTGATGAGCGCCGGCGGGCGGCCGGCGGTGATCGACTGCGAAGCGATCGCCGGCGCGGTGGCGCAGGTCATGGAGCAGTTCGATTTCGTCATCATCGACCTGCCGCCGGTGAACCGCTATGCCGACGCCGCCATCCTGGCGCCGAAGGTGGACGGCGTGATCCTCGTCGTCGAGGCGGACCGCACGCCGGTGGTGGACGCCGAGAGCGCCAAGAAGAGCCTCGACCGCGTCGGCGCCCGCATCTTCGGCGTCGTCCTCAACCGCCGACGCTCCTACGTCCCGGCCACCCTGCAAGCCTTGCTCTGA
- a CDS encoding DegT/DnrJ/EryC1/StrS aminotransferase family protein, whose product MEPRRDAVAAVPAGQPFLPFHRPSIGEAEIAAVVDTLRSGWLTMGPKTRAFEEAFAARIGVPNAVAVASATAGLHLGLDALGVGPGDEVLVPTMTFASAAATVIHTGARPILVDCEPDTLNISVADARRKWTPQVKAVVPVHFGGHPCDIDGLLALAAEHGAAVMEDAAHALPASSRGRAIGTIGRLTVFSFYATKNLATGEGGMVVSQDLELLDRIRSRRLHGMTRDAWKRYTKDGSWRYDVAYPGFKYNMTDMNAALGLVQLQRLDAMQARRAAIVAQYQARLADVAELVELPTVRADVGHAWHLFPVRVHADRLRIGRDEVIQELTAAGIGTSVHFIPLHEHSYYRDVLGCRASDLPVATREWQRIVSLPLYPELTDDDVDRVADSLRDILRRHRR is encoded by the coding sequence ATGGAGCCACGGCGCGACGCGGTCGCCGCCGTGCCGGCGGGGCAGCCCTTCCTGCCGTTCCACAGGCCGAGCATCGGCGAGGCGGAGATCGCGGCCGTCGTCGACACCCTGCGCTCCGGGTGGCTGACGATGGGACCGAAGACGCGGGCGTTCGAGGAAGCGTTCGCGGCGCGCATCGGCGTGCCGAACGCCGTCGCCGTCGCCTCGGCCACCGCCGGCCTGCACCTCGGGCTCGACGCCCTCGGCGTCGGCCCCGGGGACGAGGTCCTGGTGCCGACCATGACCTTCGCCTCGGCGGCCGCCACGGTCATCCACACCGGCGCGCGGCCGATCCTGGTGGACTGCGAGCCCGACACGCTGAACATCAGCGTCGCCGACGCCCGCCGCAAGTGGACGCCGCAGGTGAAGGCGGTCGTCCCGGTGCACTTCGGCGGCCACCCCTGCGACATCGACGGGCTCCTCGCGCTCGCCGCCGAGCACGGCGCGGCGGTCATGGAGGACGCCGCGCACGCGCTGCCAGCGAGCTCGCGCGGGCGCGCCATCGGCACCATCGGCAGGCTGACGGTGTTCAGCTTCTACGCCACCAAGAACCTCGCCACCGGCGAGGGCGGCATGGTGGTCAGCCAGGATCTCGAGCTGCTCGACCGCATCCGCAGTCGCCGTCTGCACGGCATGACCCGCGACGCCTGGAAGCGCTACACGAAGGACGGTTCGTGGCGGTATGACGTCGCGTACCCTGGCTTCAAGTACAACATGACCGACATGAACGCCGCCCTCGGCCTGGTCCAACTGCAACGGCTCGACGCCATGCAGGCGCGGCGGGCGGCGATCGTGGCGCAGTACCAGGCGCGGCTCGCGGACGTGGCCGAGCTCGTCGAGCTGCCGACCGTGCGCGCCGACGTCGGGCACGCCTGGCACCTCTTCCCGGTGCGCGTCCATGCCGACCGGCTGCGCATCGGGCGCGACGAGGTCATCCAGGAGCTGACCGCCGCCGGCATTGGTACCAGCGTCCACTTCATCCCCCTGCACGAGCACAGCTACTACCGCGACGTGCTCGGCTGCCGCGCCAGCGACCTGCCGGTCGCCACCCGCGAGTGGCAGCGCATCGTCTCGCTCCCGCTCTATCCCGAGCTCACCGACGACGACGTCGACCGCGTCGCCGACAGCCTGCGCGACATTCTGCGCCGCCACCGCCGCTAG
- a CDS encoding O-antigen ligase family protein, whose amino-acid sequence MRESAFSSALERLPLMPVIALGGAAVIVALLGPEALTTALIAAIGMTVIAFRPQWGVAAILTMLMVQYGSRRYERGGAAGLASLIPVGEGLVTMNNILGLFLALLLVYHVYRDNDWSFLRSRQLRLVALITLALAFSAFVSGIDTADAIDLGIRATSGQDPVRLLISRGLFLVLFIFFLRAPRDLRMIIGVFVFLAVATAWSGSAAAITGGGRPEVADYRAGGVEVLMGGSQNPNRLAMISTLALIFIWEYSQAHSLRRWGWATGAAVLLLVLTVFLSASRGGVLGLGFAGLLLFVRRNTGSSRIVYGLAVAVLGVTLIGQIVPEQALERLSNIPGITKNASEGEGGGSIERRGYTYGIGLQIWRQAPIFGVGPGNWPYVRFITDPQRSAAAPHNSVLQALCEGGLVTLLLYLGLFWVTVRDLLRCERSPAVLEAAAREDLGWLLAATRIALVTFLVFSLFGDLWDLIFSYLLIGLSAVLIQRYLPLATMPAARPA is encoded by the coding sequence GTGCGCGAGTCCGCCTTCTCCTCCGCCCTCGAACGGCTGCCGCTGATGCCGGTGATCGCGTTGGGCGGCGCGGCGGTGATCGTCGCCCTGCTCGGGCCCGAGGCGCTGACGACGGCGCTGATCGCCGCCATCGGCATGACCGTGATCGCGTTCCGGCCGCAGTGGGGGGTCGCCGCGATCCTGACCATGTTGATGGTGCAGTACGGCTCGCGCCGCTACGAGCGCGGCGGCGCCGCCGGCCTCGCCAGCCTGATTCCGGTCGGCGAAGGCCTGGTGACCATGAACAACATCCTCGGTCTGTTCCTGGCCCTCCTCCTCGTCTACCACGTGTATCGCGACAACGACTGGTCGTTCCTGCGCAGCCGCCAACTGCGGCTCGTCGCCCTGATCACGCTGGCGCTCGCCTTCTCCGCCTTCGTCAGCGGCATCGACACCGCGGATGCGATCGACCTCGGGATCCGCGCCACCAGTGGCCAGGACCCGGTCCGCCTGCTGATCTCGCGCGGCCTGTTCCTGGTGCTGTTCATCTTCTTCCTGCGCGCGCCGCGCGATCTGCGGATGATCATCGGCGTCTTCGTGTTCCTCGCCGTCGCCACGGCGTGGAGCGGGTCGGCGGCGGCGATCACCGGCGGCGGCCGTCCCGAGGTCGCCGATTATCGCGCCGGCGGCGTCGAGGTGCTGATGGGCGGATCGCAGAATCCGAACCGCCTGGCGATGATCAGCACCCTGGCGTTGATCTTCATCTGGGAATACAGCCAGGCGCACTCACTGCGCCGCTGGGGCTGGGCGACCGGCGCGGCGGTGCTGCTGCTGGTGCTGACGGTGTTCCTCTCCGCGTCGCGCGGCGGCGTGCTGGGCCTCGGCTTCGCCGGCCTGCTGCTCTTCGTGCGCCGCAACACCGGCAGCAGTCGCATCGTGTACGGCCTCGCGGTCGCGGTGCTCGGGGTGACGCTGATCGGCCAGATCGTGCCGGAGCAGGCCCTCGAACGCCTCTCCAACATCCCGGGCATCACCAAGAACGCCTCGGAAGGCGAGGGCGGCGGCTCGATCGAGCGGCGCGGCTATACCTACGGCATCGGCCTGCAGATCTGGCGCCAGGCGCCGATCTTCGGGGTCGGACCTGGGAACTGGCCCTACGTGCGCTTCATCACCGATCCGCAGCGCTCGGCGGCGGCCCCGCACAACTCCGTGCTGCAGGCGCTCTGTGAGGGCGGTTTGGTGACGTTGCTGCTCTATCTCGGCCTCTTCTGGGTCACCGTGCGCGACCTCCTGCGCTGCGAGCGTTCGCCCGCGGTACTGGAGGCGGCGGCGCGCGAGGACCTGGGGTGGCTCCTGGCGGCGACGCGCATCGCCCTCGTCACCTTCCTGGTGTTCTCGCTCTTCGGCGACCTGTGGGACCTGATCTTCTCGTATCTCCTGATCGGCCTTTCGGCCGTTCTCATCCAGCGCTACCTGCCGCTGGCGACGATGCCGGCGGCGCGGCCCGCATGA
- a CDS encoding sulfatase, which yields MSPARADASAAGRVGWGTVLLFAIVFGGVAEAFELLRIHVGGVAPLAWPLRGALWLAYGVIGGLVLATARLLLRRGALAVAATVAAALVVVPWLNFAYLPRAGSAASLLGSAAALVALAVLVPVFVRRPRLALAAALLFIAIGNALGLGRGSGGGAVPLAQRPLPFNVVVVLIDTLRADHLGAYGYERPTSPSFDALAREATLFDGVTAQAPWTKPSVASLMTGRFVHHHGVVSSRDALADDAHTLAEAMRDRGYRTAAFSGNPWVTPEFRFDQGFAEFESGRAMGPQLTVLYRTLRRLDRVTHLDLARLAFWGASANLDNSERDRQLTDSAVKWIGEQTADAPFFLYVHLIGPHDPYDPPLEYVRRFREPGWDGRKGPTKPPTRVQTDFDTAAPLGDSEKAALIAQYDGAIAFADEQLGRVVEALRRSGQLDRTLLVVTADHGEEFYEHRNWRHGNQLYGEVVHVPLLFRFPNAPQAARRNDLAMLVDLFPTLVALVDGAAVEDKTLDGRPLFAADAAQVAATAFSEHWWFDGGTYSSRMVRRGGMKLLESRDETRGQERTELYDLATDASEQRNLLENPTAVSENGLGELQGLLARFGDKVSVASAVRVDVEQSTKERLRQLGY from the coding sequence GTGTCTCCGGCCCGCGCCGATGCGTCCGCTGCCGGGCGCGTCGGCTGGGGAACCGTGCTCCTGTTCGCGATCGTCTTCGGCGGCGTCGCCGAAGCGTTCGAGTTGCTGCGCATCCACGTCGGTGGCGTCGCGCCCCTGGCCTGGCCGCTGCGCGGCGCGCTGTGGCTCGCCTACGGGGTGATCGGCGGCCTCGTCCTGGCGACGGCCCGTCTGCTGCTGCGCCGCGGCGCGCTGGCGGTGGCGGCGACCGTCGCGGCGGCGCTGGTGGTCGTGCCGTGGCTCAACTTCGCCTATCTGCCGCGGGCCGGCAGCGCCGCGTCGCTGCTCGGCAGCGCGGCGGCGCTCGTCGCGCTGGCGGTGCTGGTGCCGGTGTTCGTGCGGCGACCACGGCTGGCGCTGGCGGCGGCGCTGCTGTTCATCGCCATCGGCAACGCCCTCGGCCTCGGCCGCGGCAGCGGCGGCGGCGCGGTGCCGCTGGCGCAACGGCCGTTGCCCTTCAACGTCGTGGTGGTGCTGATCGACACCCTGCGCGCCGACCATCTCGGCGCCTACGGGTACGAGCGGCCGACGAGCCCGAGCTTCGACGCCCTGGCGCGCGAGGCGACGCTGTTCGACGGCGTCACGGCGCAGGCGCCGTGGACCAAGCCGTCGGTGGCCTCGCTGATGACCGGTCGCTTCGTCCACCACCACGGCGTCGTCTCCAGTCGCGATGCCCTGGCCGACGACGCCCACACCCTGGCCGAGGCGATGCGCGACCGCGGCTACCGCACCGCGGCGTTCTCCGGCAACCCATGGGTCACGCCCGAGTTCCGCTTCGACCAGGGCTTCGCGGAGTTCGAGAGCGGCCGCGCCATGGGACCGCAGCTCACCGTCCTCTACCGCACGCTGCGCCGGCTGGATCGCGTCACCCACCTCGATCTGGCGCGGCTCGCCTTCTGGGGCGCCAGCGCCAACCTGGACAATTCCGAGCGCGACCGGCAACTGACGGACAGCGCCGTGAAGTGGATCGGAGAGCAGACCGCCGACGCGCCGTTCTTTCTCTACGTGCACCTGATCGGGCCGCACGATCCGTACGATCCCCCCCTCGAGTACGTGCGCCGCTTTCGTGAGCCGGGCTGGGACGGTCGCAAGGGGCCGACCAAGCCGCCGACCCGGGTCCAGACCGACTTCGACACGGCGGCGCCGCTCGGCGATAGCGAGAAGGCGGCGCTGATCGCCCAGTACGACGGCGCCATCGCCTTCGCCGACGAGCAGCTCGGCCGCGTGGTCGAGGCCCTGCGCCGCTCCGGCCAACTCGACCGCACGCTGCTGGTCGTCACCGCCGACCACGGCGAGGAGTTCTACGAGCACCGCAACTGGCGGCACGGCAACCAGCTCTACGGCGAGGTCGTGCACGTGCCCTTGCTGTTTCGCTTCCCGAACGCCCCGCAGGCGGCGCGGCGGAACGATCTGGCGATGCTGGTGGACCTCTTCCCGACCCTCGTGGCGCTGGTCGACGGCGCCGCCGTCGAGGACAAGACGCTCGACGGGCGGCCGCTCTTCGCCGCCGACGCCGCCCAGGTGGCGGCGACCGCCTTCTCGGAGCACTGGTGGTTCGACGGCGGCACCTATTCCTCGCGCATGGTCCGACGCGGCGGCATGAAGCTTCTGGAGAGCCGCGACGAGACCCGCGGCCAGGAACGGACCGAGCTGTACGATTTGGCTACGGACGCTTCGGAACAGCGAAATCTACTGGAAAATCCCACGGCGGTGAGCGAGAACGGGCTGGGGGAGCTACAGGGACTGTTGGCTCGCTTCGGGGATAAGGTGTCGGTGGCGTCAGCGGTGAGGGTCGACGTGGAGCAGTCGACCAAGGAGCGGCTGCGTCAGTTGGGGTACTGA
- a CDS encoding glycosyltransferase: MTALGRYRVAVVAACPFPSLRGSQVLVRELAAGLAHAGHVVHVVTYPTAQHLAPVERFAIHRVRKLPGLWTSHPFGWQKLVLDLLLAWTLLRVVRQQRIDIIHAHNVEAPLVAFLVRWLTGVPVVYHAHNALADELPCYFRRRAARRLAGVMGAALDRVLARRSDAVIALSDRLGAYLAVRGAAGKVAVVPPAAPRLSAPLEPRPSRGAAPLVMYGGNLDPYQDLGCLLEAFLRLRAAEPQARLVLVTHRGVHPRTARRAERLARQPGVAVEEMPSFAAGVRRLAQADVLVCPRGSWSGFPIKVLNYMALGRPIVHARASAHAIEDGVTGLVVDDGDSGALARAMLRVVRDPAFGAQLGRQARRASRDRFALTKVLNNVVEVYEQVVLGGGDGQRPARPGRQMELGMKEQMERSTDAALRRSDGWSRGARTLVGALLAVSLLAGCTAAPVEAPLPPVSEPLAPSLVETGQYRLEPGDVLRVKFIYQPEMDVKLEIDPDGNISIPGVGEVQARGKTAQELATDIETLSSTNLRDPEVTVIVAQLGPRKVFVTGEVRLPGPVLYRVGMTPMQAIIDRGGFTEVARIDSVLHVSSKGNSVEATRLDFSSEIKEGSPEMQALAVNDQIVVPRTFIGDANAFVRLYIRGLMPTMPRLGVGLNP; the protein is encoded by the coding sequence ATGACGGCGCTCGGTCGCTATCGCGTCGCGGTCGTCGCCGCCTGTCCGTTCCCCAGCCTGCGCGGCTCGCAGGTGCTGGTGCGCGAGCTGGCCGCCGGGCTGGCGCATGCCGGGCACGTGGTGCACGTGGTCACCTATCCGACGGCCCAGCACCTGGCGCCGGTGGAGCGCTTCGCCATCCACCGGGTGCGCAAGCTGCCGGGGCTGTGGACGTCGCATCCGTTCGGCTGGCAGAAGCTGGTGCTCGATCTGCTGCTCGCCTGGACGCTCCTCCGCGTCGTGCGCCAGCAGCGCATCGACATCATCCACGCGCACAACGTCGAGGCGCCGCTGGTCGCCTTCCTGGTGCGCTGGCTCACCGGCGTGCCGGTGGTCTACCACGCGCACAACGCGCTCGCCGACGAGCTGCCGTGCTACTTCCGGCGCCGCGCGGCGCGCCGCCTGGCGGGCGTGATGGGCGCCGCGCTCGATCGCGTCCTGGCCCGGCGGTCGGACGCGGTGATCGCGCTCTCCGACCGCCTCGGCGCCTATCTCGCGGTGCGCGGGGCCGCCGGCAAAGTCGCGGTAGTGCCGCCGGCGGCGCCGCGCCTGAGCGCGCCGCTCGAGCCGCGGCCGTCGCGCGGCGCGGCGCCCCTGGTGATGTATGGCGGCAACCTCGATCCCTACCAGGATCTCGGCTGCCTGCTGGAGGCCTTCCTGCGCCTGCGCGCCGCCGAGCCGCAGGCGCGGCTGGTGCTGGTCACCCACCGCGGCGTGCACCCGCGCACCGCGCGCCGTGCGGAGCGGCTGGCGAGACAGCCAGGCGTGGCGGTCGAGGAGATGCCGTCGTTCGCGGCCGGCGTCCGCCGGCTGGCGCAGGCCGACGTGCTGGTCTGCCCGCGCGGCTCGTGGTCGGGCTTCCCGATCAAGGTCCTCAACTACATGGCCCTCGGCCGCCCGATCGTGCATGCGCGCGCCAGCGCGCACGCCATCGAGGACGGCGTCACCGGGCTGGTGGTCGACGACGGCGATTCGGGCGCGCTGGCGCGGGCGATGTTGCGGGTGGTCCGCGATCCGGCGTTCGGGGCGCAACTCGGCCGCCAGGCGCGGCGCGCCTCGCGGGACCGCTTCGCGCTCACGAAGGTCTTGAATAATGTCGTGGAAGTGTACGAACAGGTAGTTCTGGGCGGCGGTGACGGACAGCGTCCGGCGCGCCCGGGGCGCCAGATGGAGTTGGGTATGAAAGAGCAGATGGAGCGCTCGACGGACGCCGCGCTGCGCCGGTCGGACGGATGGTCGCGGGGCGCGCGGACGCTGGTCGGCGCGCTGCTGGCGGTGAGCCTGCTGGCCGGCTGCACGGCGGCGCCGGTCGAGGCGCCGCTGCCGCCGGTGAGCGAGCCGCTGGCGCCGAGCCTGGTGGAGACCGGTCAGTATCGGCTGGAGCCCGGCGACGTGCTGCGCGTCAAGTTCATCTATCAGCCCGAGATGGACGTGAAGCTGGAGATCGACCCCGACGGCAACATCTCGATCCCCGGAGTCGGCGAGGTGCAGGCGCGCGGCAAGACGGCCCAGGAGCTGGCGACCGACATCGAGACGCTGTCGAGCACCAACCTGCGCGACCCGGAGGTCACGGTGATCGTCGCCCAGCTCGGACCGCGCAAGGTGTTCGTCACCGGCGAGGTGCGGCTGCCCGGGCCGGTGCTCTATCGCGTCGGCATGACGCCGATGCAGGCGATCATCGATCGCGGCGGTTTCACCGAGGTGGCGCGCATCGACAGCGTGTTGCATGTCTCCAGCAAAGGCAATAGCGTCGAGGCAACCCGGCTCGACTTCAGCAGCGAGATCAAAGAGGGCTCGCCCGAAATGCAGGCGCTGGCAGTGAACGATCAGATCGTGGTTCCCCGCACCTTCATCGGCGATGCGAACGCGTTCGTCCGCCTCTACATTCGCGGCCTGATGCCGACCATGCCGCGTCTCGGCGTCGGTCTGAACCCGTAG
- a CDS encoding NAD(P)-dependent oxidoreductase → MGDLVLVTGGAGYVGSHLIRKLLARGHRVRVLDNFIYGGHGLDGVTDHPDLELQTGDICDDRALARATKGVRAVVALAAIVGDAACDLDPARTMAINYESTRQILEACKAAKVERLVFASSCSVYGANGNDLIHERSQLNPVSLYARTRIMSEDLLLAQDDVDVIILRLATVCGVSARMRFDLMVNTMTACATAQGAIRVSGAKQWRPHLHVQDAAEAFLAAVEIGRTREKTFNVGSDQQNYTVGEIAELVAKQYPGTQIEYAPNGHDLRSYRVAFDRIRDGLGFRATRTVDDAIAEVGGLMTSGRIPDFRHDQFHNAKWLSASGRLQGAA, encoded by the coding sequence ATGGGGGATCTCGTTCTGGTCACCGGTGGAGCCGGGTACGTGGGCTCGCATCTGATTCGCAAGCTGCTGGCGCGTGGGCACCGCGTCCGCGTGCTCGACAACTTCATCTACGGCGGCCACGGGCTCGACGGGGTGACGGACCACCCGGACCTCGAGCTGCAGACCGGCGACATCTGCGACGACCGGGCGCTGGCGCGGGCGACCAAGGGCGTGCGCGCCGTGGTGGCCCTGGCGGCGATCGTCGGCGATGCGGCGTGCGATCTCGATCCGGCGCGCACGATGGCGATCAATTACGAGTCGACGCGCCAGATCCTCGAGGCCTGCAAGGCGGCGAAGGTCGAGCGCCTGGTGTTCGCCTCCTCCTGCAGCGTGTACGGCGCCAACGGCAACGACCTGATCCACGAGCGCTCGCAGCTCAACCCGGTGTCGCTGTATGCGCGGACGCGCATCATGTCCGAGGATCTGTTGTTGGCGCAGGACGACGTCGACGTCATCATCCTGCGCCTGGCGACGGTCTGCGGCGTGTCGGCGCGCATGCGCTTCGATCTGATGGTCAACACCATGACAGCCTGCGCCACGGCGCAGGGCGCCATCCGGGTGAGCGGCGCCAAGCAGTGGCGCCCCCACCTGCACGTGCAGGACGCCGCCGAGGCATTCCTCGCCGCCGTCGAGATCGGGCGGACGCGCGAGAAGACCTTCAACGTCGGCTCCGACCAGCAGAACTACACCGTCGGTGAGATCGCCGAGTTGGTCGCCAAGCAGTACCCGGGGACGCAGATCGAGTACGCGCCGAACGGTCACGACCTGCGCAGTTATCGCGTCGCCTTCGACCGCATCCGCGACGGGCTGGGCTTCCGCGCCACGCGCACGGTCGACGACGCGATCGCCGAGGTGGGCGGCCTGATGACCAGCGGCCGGATCCCGGACTTCCGGCACGATCAGTTCCACAACGCCAAGTGGCTGAGCGCCTCGGGGCGCCTCCAGGGAGCGGCGTGA
- a CDS encoding Gfo/Idh/MocA family oxidoreductase, producing the protein MGARLRVGLIGCGRIARVHRAYLQGLSSVELIGVHDVDAAARSAFAAECGLPALGSVGELVERGRPDVVHVLTPPATHAPLALELLRAGVNVLVEKPMALNTAEADQVVAAARKAGRWVSVDHNRWFDPVVQQAAAIVEGGCIGSVVGVEVFQGAEAGEADKHADAMAHWSARLPGGLLNNLASHPLYLARRFAGRLRDLRVIAQRDGGLLEEVRLIAEGDRALVGVTMSLRAQPFMNRLTVLGTAATLEVNLNNMTLIERRPRRLPKLVGKVWPNVHEAAQLVTATARNAVAYATGRQRFYPGIGLHLAALYAAVGNGEEPPVSAAEGRDVVAWYDEILAQSGIAAAPAALAG; encoded by the coding sequence GTGGGAGCGCGGCTGCGCGTCGGCCTGATCGGTTGCGGGCGCATCGCCCGCGTGCACCGCGCCTACCTGCAGGGGTTGTCCTCGGTCGAGCTGATCGGGGTCCATGACGTCGACGCGGCGGCGCGCAGCGCGTTCGCCGCGGAGTGCGGCCTGCCGGCGCTCGGCTCGGTGGGCGAGCTCGTCGAGCGCGGGAGGCCGGACGTGGTGCACGTCCTGACCCCGCCGGCGACCCACGCGCCGCTGGCCCTCGAGCTGCTTAGAGCCGGGGTCAACGTGCTGGTCGAGAAGCCGATGGCGCTCAACACCGCCGAGGCCGACCAGGTGGTCGCGGCCGCGCGCAAGGCGGGGCGCTGGGTGAGCGTCGATCACAACCGCTGGTTCGATCCCGTCGTCCAGCAGGCGGCGGCGATCGTCGAGGGCGGGTGCATCGGCAGCGTGGTCGGCGTCGAGGTGTTCCAGGGCGCCGAGGCCGGCGAGGCCGACAAGCACGCCGACGCGATGGCCCACTGGAGCGCGCGACTGCCCGGCGGCCTGTTGAACAACCTGGCGTCGCATCCGCTCTACCTGGCGCGCCGCTTCGCCGGCCGCTTGCGCGATCTGCGCGTCATCGCCCAACGCGACGGCGGCCTGCTCGAGGAAGTGCGATTGATCGCCGAGGGCGACCGCGCCCTGGTCGGCGTCACCATGTCCCTGCGCGCGCAGCCGTTCATGAACCGGCTCACCGTGCTCGGCACGGCCGCGACCCTGGAAGTGAATCTCAACAACATGACCCTGATCGAACGTCGCCCGCGCCGCCTGCCGAAGCTGGTCGGCAAGGTGTGGCCGAACGTGCACGAAGCGGCGCAGTTGGTGACCGCGACGGCGCGCAACGCGGTCGCCTACGCGACCGGTCGGCAGCGCTTCTATCCCGGCATCGGTCTGCACCTCGCCGCGCTCTACGCCGCCGTCGGCAATGGCGAGGAACCGCCAGTGAGCGCCGCCGAAGGGCGCGACGTCGTCGCCTGGTACGACGAGATCCTGGCCCAGAGCGGCATCGCCGCCGCGCCCGCGGCACTGGCAGGCTGA
- a CDS encoding sugar transferase, translating into MLKRLIDFLIAAVGLVVLLPFLLLVAVFIKLDSPGPVFFRQERVGLKGRTFRIFKFRSMVNGAYKMGSRLTTKRDPRVTRVGQILRWFKIDELPQLINVLVGEMSLIGPRPEDPHFVRHYTKAQRAVLSVRPGMVGPSQILGRDELESYPEGLKDTEAYYVEHILPEKLERDLDYVRRATFWGDMGLLARGIWATVRGAVKTKFLWRRRHRVALFAIDCVLVGVSCFVAFMIRNDFEWPQDPRFLFLPMLIVLVARAATLMYFGAYQGVFAYFGLYDLAALFKAVSLSAVIAGGLTFFVGLQSFPRSVFVIDWAIVLFMLSGVRYGLRIWVRHGWRQRGQRRQKALVVGAGVGGESIARTLLEDPLCPYRPVGFIDEVPERWGSLIHGVRVLGGAAELPLAVSANRIQAVFVCVSDLSDDAAREVVDVCEQAGVEYRIVPALSDLLSAETFGNERNGLPSGSMAVVRH; encoded by the coding sequence ATGCTCAAGCGCCTCATAGACTTTCTCATCGCCGCGGTGGGGCTGGTGGTCCTCTTGCCCTTCCTGCTGCTGGTCGCCGTGTTCATCAAGCTGGACAGCCCGGGACCGGTGTTCTTCCGCCAGGAGCGGGTCGGCCTGAAGGGGCGGACCTTCCGCATCTTCAAGTTCCGCAGCATGGTGAACGGCGCCTACAAGATGGGCTCGCGCCTCACCACCAAGCGCGACCCGCGCGTCACCCGCGTCGGCCAGATCCTGCGCTGGTTCAAGATCGACGAGTTGCCGCAGCTCATCAACGTGCTGGTCGGCGAGATGAGCCTGATCGGGCCGCGCCCCGAGGACCCGCACTTCGTCCGCCATTACACCAAGGCGCAGCGCGCCGTGCTGTCGGTGCGGCCGGGGATGGTGGGGCCGAGCCAGATCCTCGGGCGCGACGAGCTCGAGAGCTACCCCGAGGGCCTCAAGGACACCGAGGCGTACTACGTCGAGCACATCCTGCCGGAGAAGCTCGAGCGCGATCTCGACTACGTGCGGCGAGCCACCTTCTGGGGCGACATGGGCCTGCTGGCGCGCGGCATCTGGGCGACGGTCCGCGGCGCCGTGAAGACCAAGTTCCTCTGGCGCCGCCGCCACCGCGTCGCGCTCTTCGCGATCGATTGCGTGCTGGTCGGCGTCTCCTGCTTCGTCGCCTTCATGATTCGCAACGACTTCGAGTGGCCGCAGGACCCGCGCTTCCTGTTCCTGCCGATGTTGATCGTGCTGGTGGCGCGGGCCGCGACCCTCATGTACTTCGGCGCCTACCAGGGGGTGTTCGCCTATTTCGGCCTCTACGACCTCGCGGCGCTCTTCAAGGCCGTATCGCTCAGCGCGGTGATCGCCGGCGGGCTCACGTTCTTCGTCGGCCTGCAGTCGTTTCCGCGCTCGGTGTTCGTGATCGACTGGGCGATCGTGCTCTTCATGCTCAGCGGCGTGCGCTACGGTCTGCGCATCTGGGTGCGCCACGGCTGGCGGCAGCGCGGTCAGCGGCGGCAGAAGGCGCTGGTGGTCGGCGCCGGCGTCGGCGGCGAGTCGATCGCCCGCACCCTGCTCGAGGATCCGCTCTGCCCCTACCGGCCGGTGGGATTCATCGACGAGGTGCCGGAGCGCTGGGGCTCGCTGATCCACGGCGTGCGCGTGCTCGGCGGGGCCGCCGAGCTGCCGCTGGCGGTGTCGGCGAACCGCATCCAGGCGGTGTTCGTGTGCGTGTCGGACCTCAGCGACGACGCGGCGCGCGAAGTGGTCGACGTCTGCGAGCAGGCGGGCGTGGAATATCGGATCGTGCCGGCGTTGAGCGACCTGCTGAGCGCCGAGACATTTGGCAATGAACGCAACGGCCTGCCCTCGGGCAGCATGGCGGTCGTGCGGCATTGA